A window of Thermus tengchongensis contains these coding sequences:
- a CDS encoding alkaline phosphatase: MKRRDILKGSLAAGALALLPKGGAQGAPQNVPSLGRRYRNLIVFVYDGFSWEDYAIAQAYARRRLGRALALERLLARYPNGLMNTYSLTSYVTESSAAGNAMSCGVKTVNGGLAVHADGTPLKPFFAAAKEMGKAVGLVTTTTVTHATPASFVVSNPDRNAEAQIAEQYLAFGAEVYLGGGDRFFNPERRQDKKDMYAAFAQAGYGVVKTPEELARSNASKLLGVFSDSHVPYEVDRRFQGVRVPSLKEMVQAALPRLAAHRNGFVLQVEAGRIDHSNHLNDPAATLWDVLAADEALEALTAFVDRNPDTLLLLAADHATGVGALYGTGRSYLESSAGIDLLEGQKASFEHMGRVLGTNPDAGQVKEAYRAMKGVAITDQEAQMVVEAITKRVYLPDAVRYSIQPANTMSWAMVQKNAQKPERPNIGWSSGQHTASPVMLALYGQGLRFLNLGLVDNTHVFRLMGEALGIRYQNPVMSEEEALEILKSRPVGMRHPEDVWA; this comes from the coding sequence ATGAAGCGGAGGGATATCCTAAAAGGCAGTCTGGCCGCCGGTGCCCTGGCCCTTCTCCCCAAGGGAGGTGCCCAGGGCGCTCCCCAGAACGTACCCAGCCTTGGCAGGCGCTACCGGAACCTGATCGTCTTCGTCTACGACGGTTTCTCGTGGGAGGACTATGCCATCGCACAGGCCTACGCCAGGAGGCGCTTAGGGCGGGCGCTGGCCCTGGAGAGGCTCCTCGCCCGCTACCCCAACGGCCTCATGAACACCTACAGCCTCACCAGCTACGTCACCGAGTCCAGCGCCGCGGGCAACGCCATGTCCTGCGGGGTGAAGACGGTGAACGGGGGCCTGGCGGTGCACGCGGACGGCACCCCCCTCAAGCCCTTCTTCGCCGCCGCCAAGGAGATGGGGAAGGCGGTGGGCCTGGTGACCACCACCACCGTCACCCACGCCACCCCGGCCAGCTTCGTGGTCTCCAACCCCGACCGCAACGCCGAGGCCCAGATCGCCGAACAGTACTTGGCCTTCGGGGCGGAGGTTTACCTGGGAGGCGGGGACCGCTTCTTCAACCCGGAGAGGCGGCAGGACAAAAAGGACATGTACGCTGCCTTTGCCCAGGCGGGCTACGGGGTGGTGAAGACCCCGGAGGAGCTGGCGCGGAGCAACGCCTCCAAGCTCCTTGGGGTGTTTTCCGACAGCCACGTGCCCTACGAGGTGGACCGCCGCTTCCAGGGGGTGAGGGTGCCGAGCCTCAAGGAGATGGTCCAGGCGGCCCTGCCCCGGCTGGCGGCCCACCGGAACGGCTTTGTCCTCCAGGTGGAGGCAGGGCGCATCGACCACAGCAACCACCTCAACGACCCCGCGGCCACCCTGTGGGACGTGCTGGCGGCGGACGAGGCCTTGGAGGCCCTCACTGCCTTCGTGGACCGCAACCCCGACACCCTCCTCCTCCTGGCCGCGGACCACGCCACCGGGGTGGGGGCCCTGTACGGGACGGGCCGGAGCTACCTGGAGAGCTCTGCAGGCATCGACCTCCTGGAGGGGCAGAAGGCCAGCTTCGAGCACATGGGCCGGGTCTTGGGCACGAACCCCGACGCGGGCCAGGTGAAGGAGGCCTACCGGGCCATGAAGGGGGTGGCCATCACGGACCAGGAGGCGCAGATGGTGGTGGAGGCCATCACCAAGCGGGTCTACCTGCCCGACGCCGTGCGGTACAGCATCCAGCCGGCCAACACCATGTCCTGGGCCATGGTGCAGAAGAACGCCCAGAAGCCCGAACGGCCCAACATCGGCTGGAGCTCTGGGCAGCACACGGCGAGCCCGGTGATGCTGGCCCTGTACGGGCAGGGGCTGCGCTTCCTGAACCTGGGCCTGGTGGACAACACCCACGTCTTCCGGCTCATGGGGGAGGCTTTGGGGATCCGCTACCAGAACCCGGTGATGAGCGAGGAGGAGGCCCTGGAGATCCTGAAGTCCCGGCCCGTGGGCATGCGCCACCCCGAGGACGTCTGGGCCTAA
- a CDS encoding pyridoxal phosphate-dependent aminotransferase → MLDDILKPIHGGPDDGPEPLYDFSTNANALGPNPVVLRYIRAKDPSRYPDPLYRRLRRLLAEAHGVQPEQVAVGTGTSELIHRLARWNYLRGPILLLKPTFSEYARAARALDLPLWEAETPEAFLRLLPRSSLAFLCLPNNPTGEVYPFLEEAAQRAGGALVLDLAYYPLLENPPPLPREAWLLFSPNKAHGLTGVRAGYLVAPLDLSHFQNLAPSWPVSVYGEGLLEGHLDPEAESWLAETRKELHRLRRLLAQGLRRMGLEVRESPANFLLVRVGKATEVAKALREQGIRVRDATSFGLGEWLRLSAQREEAIQALLQALKEVLARVH, encoded by the coding sequence ATGCTGGACGACATCTTGAAACCCATCCATGGAGGGCCCGACGATGGCCCCGAACCCCTCTACGATTTCTCCACCAACGCCAACGCCCTAGGGCCTAACCCCGTGGTCCTTCGGTACATCCGGGCCAAGGACCCAAGCCGCTACCCTGACCCCCTCTACCGCCGCCTGCGCCGCCTCCTGGCCGAGGCCCACGGGGTCCAGCCGGAGCAGGTGGCGGTGGGCACGGGCACCAGCGAGCTCATCCACCGCCTGGCCCGCTGGAACTACCTGCGGGGCCCCATTCTTCTCCTTAAGCCCACCTTCAGCGAGTACGCCCGGGCCGCCAGGGCCCTGGACCTGCCCCTTTGGGAGGCGGAGACCCCGGAGGCATTCCTCAGGCTGTTGCCCAGGAGCTCCTTGGCCTTCCTCTGCCTCCCCAACAACCCCACGGGGGAGGTGTACCCCTTTCTGGAGGAGGCCGCGCAGAGGGCAGGTGGAGCCTTGGTCCTGGACCTGGCCTACTACCCCCTGCTGGAAAACCCCCCTCCCCTGCCCCGGGAGGCCTGGCTCCTCTTCAGCCCAAACAAGGCCCACGGCCTCACGGGGGTGCGGGCCGGGTACCTGGTGGCTCCCTTGGACCTCAGCCACTTCCAGAACCTGGCCCCCTCCTGGCCGGTTTCCGTGTACGGTGAGGGGCTTTTGGAGGGGCATCTGGACCCCGAGGCCGAGTCCTGGTTGGCGGAAACCCGGAAGGAGCTCCACCGCCTGAGGCGCCTCCTGGCCCAGGGGCTTAGGAGGATGGGCCTCGAGGTGCGGGAAAGCCCTGCCAACTTCCTCCTGGTGCGGGTGGGAAAGGCCACGGAAGTGGCCAAGGCCCTCCGGGAACAGGGCATCCGGGTGCGGGACGCCACCAGCTTTGGCCTCGGGGAATGGCTCAGG
- a CDS encoding protoglobin domain-containing protein — protein MTDKSLGRFYALAQEFWSQLPPQARFRPLEDARIFARHREAMKAWVDSLVQGFYDTLFAHPATRAVFREGERPAREKTLRDWYLRTVEGPFNGQYFAWQTLVGLVHVRRGVTNAMMAAMWNWVVETASRLAREHLPKDEAQALADAWRRLGFTVMALISESYLHAYLEALAQAEGMEVGAFLRRAQQEAARLLRSLSPG, from the coding sequence ATGACCGACAAAAGCCTCGGCCGCTTCTACGCTCTGGCCCAGGAGTTCTGGTCCCAGCTTCCTCCCCAGGCCCGCTTCCGCCCCCTGGAGGATGCCAGGATCTTCGCCCGGCACCGGGAGGCCATGAAGGCCTGGGTGGACAGCCTGGTTCAGGGTTTCTACGACACCCTCTTCGCCCACCCCGCCACCCGGGCCGTCTTCCGGGAAGGGGAGAGGCCCGCCCGGGAAAAGACCCTGAGGGACTGGTACCTGCGCACGGTGGAGGGTCCCTTCAACGGCCAGTACTTCGCCTGGCAGACCCTGGTGGGCCTGGTGCATGTGCGCCGGGGGGTCACCAACGCCATGATGGCCGCCATGTGGAACTGGGTGGTGGAAACCGCAAGCCGCCTGGCCCGGGAACACCTCCCCAAGGATGAGGCCCAGGCCCTGGCGGATGCCTGGCGGAGGCTGGGCTTCACCGTCATGGCCTTGATCTCCGAAAGCTACCTCCACGCCTACCTCGAGGCCCTGGCCCAGGCGGAAGGGATGGAGGTGGGGGCGTTCCTCAGGCGGGCCCAGCAGGAGGCGGCCCGCCTCCTCAGAAGCCTCTCCCCCGGCTAA